The Tursiops truncatus isolate mTurTru1 chromosome 6, mTurTru1.mat.Y, whole genome shotgun sequence genome includes a window with the following:
- the ZNF658 gene encoding zinc finger protein 658 isoform X1: protein MNTAQGSVSFEDVTVEFTQDEWQYVGPALRTLYKDVMLENYSHLVSLVVTFAGYCIIKPQVIFKLEHGEEPWPSEEEFLNQKYPGCYRVDVHIEENQERQEKPLWQVVFTDNKILSKEEQKALEKPFYFSITPDFSGKMPSKRDSCRMNLPVVSELILSDRNYSRNKTDYINVCEKLQLDIQREKTHTGEQCYKYNENMKALSYVKDHHKFQTLEQSFECNEYGKVLHDKTICVTAKSSVKGEESCKDNEFRGNCVKAALFNHMRTGTRKKCFDLNECGKSCEYNEVHMALAHYECNESGNNFSGNSPLTQPQRTVTGQGAFESSKCEENLSQSSGRIVHQKTQTRDTFCVYNGFTNTIYQKLDFTVHQRIHKEEKFYQCDKYEKSSYQNSALSVHQQCDTGEKSFELTECRKSFYQKAHLIQHQRTHPGEKPYECEECGKSFCSYSHPIHYPGTHMGVNLYECNECGKTSADNSTLRAHQRIHTEEKPFKCNDCERSFAHNSARRAHQRIHTGEKPYECNDCEKTFAHNSTLRAHQKIHTGVKLYKCNECGKTFSQKTRLSTHQRIHTGEKPYGCSECGKTFSQKSYLSGHERIHKGEKPYECNECGKTFVYKAALIVHQRIHTGEKPYECNECGKTFSQRTHLYAHQRTHTGEKPYECKECGKTFADNSALRAHQRIHKGEKPYECSECGKTFSKTSHLRAHLRTRTGEKPYECNECGKTFSQKSYVSAHQRIHTGEKPYECNICGKPFAHNSTLRVHQRIHTGVKSYKCNECGKTFSQKSHLSAHQRIHTGEKPYECNECGKAFAQNSTLGVHLRIHTGERPYKCYECGKTFVRKAALRVHHTRMHSREKTLACNEFGMC, encoded by the coding sequence gaTGTTACAGAGTTGATGTCCATATTGAGGAGAACcaggaaagacaagagaaacCTCTGTGGCAAGTAGTATTCACTGAtaacaaaatattgagtaaagAAGAGCAGAAAGCTTTAGAGAAACCATTTTATTTCAGTATAACTCCAGATTTTTCAGGAAAAATGCCCTCTAAACGTGACTCATGTAGAATGAATTTGCCGGTTGTTTCTGAATTAATTCTTAGTGATAGGAATTATTCACGAAACAAGACTGACTACATAAATGTATGTGAGAAGTTGCAGCTGGATATTCAGCGTGAGAAAACTCATACTGGAGAGCAGTGttacaaatataatgaaaatatgaaagcTCTCAGTTATGTGAAAGATCATCATAAATTTCAAACTCTGGAGCAATCTTTTGAATGTAATGAATATGGAAAAGTTTTACATGATAAGACCATCTGTGTTACAGCTAAGAGTTCAGTAAAAGGAGAGGAATCCTGTAAGGATAATGAATTTAGGGGAAATTGTGTTAAAGCAGCTCTTTTTAACCACATGAGAACTGGCACAAGGAAGAAATGCTTTGATCTTAATGAATGTGGTAAATCCTGTGAATACAATGAGGTTCACATGGCTTTGGCACACTATGAATGTAATGAAAGTGGGAATAACTTCAGTGGGAATTCACCCCTCACTCAGCCTCAGAGAACTGTTACAGGACAAGGTGCCTTTGAAAGCAGTAAGTGTGAAGAAAACTTGAGCCAGAGCTCAGGCCGTATAGTACATCAGAAGACACAAACTAGAGATACATTCTGTGTTTATAATGGATTTACAAACACCATCTACCAGAAGTTAGACTTTACAgtacatcagagaattcacaaagaagagaaattctatcaatgtgataaatacGAGAAATCCTCCTATCAGAACTCAGCCCTCAGTGTACATCAGCAGTGTGACACAGGAGAGAAGTCATTTGAACTTACTGAATGCAGGAAATCATTTTACCAGAAAGCACACCTCATTCAGCATCAGAGGACCCACCCAGgggagaaaccttatgaatgtgAGGAATGTGGGAAATCCTTTTGTTCATATTCACATCCTATTCATTATCCTGGAACTCATATGGGAGTCAATCTgtatgaatgtaatgaatgtgggaaaacttCCGCTGATAATTCAACCCTCAGAgcacatcagagaattcacacagaGGAGAAACCCTTCAAATGTAATGACTGTGAGAGGTCTTTTGCCCATAATTCAGCCCGCAGAgcacatcagagaattcacacaggTGAGAAACCATATGAGTGTAATGACTGTGAGAAAACTTTTGCCCATAATTCCACCCTCAGAGCACATCAGAAAATTCACACTGGGGTGAAACTCtacaaatgtaatgaatgtgggaaaacttTTTCCCAGAAGACACGTCTTAGTACACATCAGAGGATTCACACAGGTGAGAAACCCTATGGatgtagtgaatgtgggaaaaccttctCCCAGAAATCATACCTCAGTGGACATGAGAGAATTCACAAAGGGGAAAAACcttatgaatgtaatgaatgtgggaaaacttTTGTCTATAAGGCAGCCCTCATTGTCCATCAAAGAAttcacacaggagaaaaaccctatgaatgtaatgaatgtgggaaaacttTCTCCCAGAGGACACACCTCTATGCACATCAGAGAACTCACACAGgggagaaaccttatgaatgtaaggaatgtgggaaaactTTTGCAGATAATTCAGCCCTCAGGgcacatcagagaattcacaaaggggagaaaccctatgaatgtagtgaatgtgggaaaacttTCTCCAAGACGTCACACCTCAGAGCACATCTGAGGACTCGCacaggggagaaaccctatgaatgtaatgaatgtgggaaaacttTCTCCCAGAAGTCGTATGTTAGTgcacatcagagaattcacacagggGAGAAACCTTACGAATGCAACATATGTGGGAAACCTTTTGCCCATAATTCAACCCTCAGAgtacatcagagaattcacacaggTGTAAAATCCtacaaatgtaatgaatgtgggaaaacttTCTCTCAGAAGTCACACCTTAGTgcacatcagagaattcacacaggagagaaaccctatgagtgtaatgaatgtgggaaagcttttGCCCAAAATTCAACTCTTGGAGTACACCTGAGAATTCACACAGGTGAGAGACCCTACAAATGTTATGAATGTGGAAAAACCTTTGTCCGTAAGGCAGCTCTTAGAGTACATCACACCAGAATGCACTCCAGAGAGAAAACCCTTGCATGTAATGAATTTGGGATGTGCTAA
- the ZNF658 gene encoding zinc finger protein 658 isoform X3 — translation MLENYSHLVSLVVTFAGYCIIKPQVIFKLEHGEEPWPSEEEFLNQKYPGCYRVDVHIEENQERQEKPLWQVVFTDNKILSKEEQKALEKPFYFSITPDFSGKMPSKRDSCRMNLPVVSELILSDRNYSRNKTDYINVCEKLQLDIQREKTHTGEQCYKYNENMKALSYVKDHHKFQTLEQSFECNEYGKVLHDKTICVTAKSSVKGEESCKDNEFRGNCVKAALFNHMRTGTRKKCFDLNECGKSCEYNEVHMALAHYECNESGNNFSGNSPLTQPQRTVTGQGAFESSKCEENLSQSSGRIVHQKTQTRDTFCVYNGFTNTIYQKLDFTVHQRIHKEEKFYQCDKYEKSSYQNSALSVHQQCDTGEKSFELTECRKSFYQKAHLIQHQRTHPGEKPYECEECGKSFCSYSHPIHYPGTHMGVNLYECNECGKTSADNSTLRAHQRIHTEEKPFKCNDCERSFAHNSARRAHQRIHTGEKPYECNDCEKTFAHNSTLRAHQKIHTGVKLYKCNECGKTFSQKTRLSTHQRIHTGEKPYGCSECGKTFSQKSYLSGHERIHKGEKPYECNECGKTFVYKAALIVHQRIHTGEKPYECNECGKTFSQRTHLYAHQRTHTGEKPYECKECGKTFADNSALRAHQRIHKGEKPYECSECGKTFSKTSHLRAHLRTRTGEKPYECNECGKTFSQKSYVSAHQRIHTGEKPYECNICGKPFAHNSTLRVHQRIHTGVKSYKCNECGKTFSQKSHLSAHQRIHTGEKPYECNECGKAFAQNSTLGVHLRIHTGERPYKCYECGKTFVRKAALRVHHTRMHSREKTLACNEFGMC, via the coding sequence gaTGTTACAGAGTTGATGTCCATATTGAGGAGAACcaggaaagacaagagaaacCTCTGTGGCAAGTAGTATTCACTGAtaacaaaatattgagtaaagAAGAGCAGAAAGCTTTAGAGAAACCATTTTATTTCAGTATAACTCCAGATTTTTCAGGAAAAATGCCCTCTAAACGTGACTCATGTAGAATGAATTTGCCGGTTGTTTCTGAATTAATTCTTAGTGATAGGAATTATTCACGAAACAAGACTGACTACATAAATGTATGTGAGAAGTTGCAGCTGGATATTCAGCGTGAGAAAACTCATACTGGAGAGCAGTGttacaaatataatgaaaatatgaaagcTCTCAGTTATGTGAAAGATCATCATAAATTTCAAACTCTGGAGCAATCTTTTGAATGTAATGAATATGGAAAAGTTTTACATGATAAGACCATCTGTGTTACAGCTAAGAGTTCAGTAAAAGGAGAGGAATCCTGTAAGGATAATGAATTTAGGGGAAATTGTGTTAAAGCAGCTCTTTTTAACCACATGAGAACTGGCACAAGGAAGAAATGCTTTGATCTTAATGAATGTGGTAAATCCTGTGAATACAATGAGGTTCACATGGCTTTGGCACACTATGAATGTAATGAAAGTGGGAATAACTTCAGTGGGAATTCACCCCTCACTCAGCCTCAGAGAACTGTTACAGGACAAGGTGCCTTTGAAAGCAGTAAGTGTGAAGAAAACTTGAGCCAGAGCTCAGGCCGTATAGTACATCAGAAGACACAAACTAGAGATACATTCTGTGTTTATAATGGATTTACAAACACCATCTACCAGAAGTTAGACTTTACAgtacatcagagaattcacaaagaagagaaattctatcaatgtgataaatacGAGAAATCCTCCTATCAGAACTCAGCCCTCAGTGTACATCAGCAGTGTGACACAGGAGAGAAGTCATTTGAACTTACTGAATGCAGGAAATCATTTTACCAGAAAGCACACCTCATTCAGCATCAGAGGACCCACCCAGgggagaaaccttatgaatgtgAGGAATGTGGGAAATCCTTTTGTTCATATTCACATCCTATTCATTATCCTGGAACTCATATGGGAGTCAATCTgtatgaatgtaatgaatgtgggaaaacttCCGCTGATAATTCAACCCTCAGAgcacatcagagaattcacacagaGGAGAAACCCTTCAAATGTAATGACTGTGAGAGGTCTTTTGCCCATAATTCAGCCCGCAGAgcacatcagagaattcacacaggTGAGAAACCATATGAGTGTAATGACTGTGAGAAAACTTTTGCCCATAATTCCACCCTCAGAGCACATCAGAAAATTCACACTGGGGTGAAACTCtacaaatgtaatgaatgtgggaaaacttTTTCCCAGAAGACACGTCTTAGTACACATCAGAGGATTCACACAGGTGAGAAACCCTATGGatgtagtgaatgtgggaaaaccttctCCCAGAAATCATACCTCAGTGGACATGAGAGAATTCACAAAGGGGAAAAACcttatgaatgtaatgaatgtgggaaaacttTTGTCTATAAGGCAGCCCTCATTGTCCATCAAAGAAttcacacaggagaaaaaccctatgaatgtaatgaatgtgggaaaacttTCTCCCAGAGGACACACCTCTATGCACATCAGAGAACTCACACAGgggagaaaccttatgaatgtaaggaatgtgggaaaactTTTGCAGATAATTCAGCCCTCAGGgcacatcagagaattcacaaaggggagaaaccctatgaatgtagtgaatgtgggaaaacttTCTCCAAGACGTCACACCTCAGAGCACATCTGAGGACTCGCacaggggagaaaccctatgaatgtaatgaatgtgggaaaacttTCTCCCAGAAGTCGTATGTTAGTgcacatcagagaattcacacagggGAGAAACCTTACGAATGCAACATATGTGGGAAACCTTTTGCCCATAATTCAACCCTCAGAgtacatcagagaattcacacaggTGTAAAATCCtacaaatgtaatgaatgtgggaaaacttTCTCTCAGAAGTCACACCTTAGTgcacatcagagaattcacacaggagagaaaccctatgagtgtaatgaatgtgggaaagcttttGCCCAAAATTCAACTCTTGGAGTACACCTGAGAATTCACACAGGTGAGAGACCCTACAAATGTTATGAATGTGGAAAAACCTTTGTCCGTAAGGCAGCTCTTAGAGTACATCACACCAGAATGCACTCCAGAGAGAAAACCCTTGCATGTAATGAATTTGGGATGTGCTAA
- the ZNF658 gene encoding zinc finger protein 658 isoform X2 codes for MNTAQGSVSFEDVTVEFTQDEWQYVGPALRTLYKDVMLENYSHLVSLGYCIIKPQVIFKLEHGEEPWPSEEEFLNQKYPGCYRVDVHIEENQERQEKPLWQVVFTDNKILSKEEQKALEKPFYFSITPDFSGKMPSKRDSCRMNLPVVSELILSDRNYSRNKTDYINVCEKLQLDIQREKTHTGEQCYKYNENMKALSYVKDHHKFQTLEQSFECNEYGKVLHDKTICVTAKSSVKGEESCKDNEFRGNCVKAALFNHMRTGTRKKCFDLNECGKSCEYNEVHMALAHYECNESGNNFSGNSPLTQPQRTVTGQGAFESSKCEENLSQSSGRIVHQKTQTRDTFCVYNGFTNTIYQKLDFTVHQRIHKEEKFYQCDKYEKSSYQNSALSVHQQCDTGEKSFELTECRKSFYQKAHLIQHQRTHPGEKPYECEECGKSFCSYSHPIHYPGTHMGVNLYECNECGKTSADNSTLRAHQRIHTEEKPFKCNDCERSFAHNSARRAHQRIHTGEKPYECNDCEKTFAHNSTLRAHQKIHTGVKLYKCNECGKTFSQKTRLSTHQRIHTGEKPYGCSECGKTFSQKSYLSGHERIHKGEKPYECNECGKTFVYKAALIVHQRIHTGEKPYECNECGKTFSQRTHLYAHQRTHTGEKPYECKECGKTFADNSALRAHQRIHKGEKPYECSECGKTFSKTSHLRAHLRTRTGEKPYECNECGKTFSQKSYVSAHQRIHTGEKPYECNICGKPFAHNSTLRVHQRIHTGVKSYKCNECGKTFSQKSHLSAHQRIHTGEKPYECNECGKAFAQNSTLGVHLRIHTGERPYKCYECGKTFVRKAALRVHHTRMHSREKTLACNEFGMC; via the coding sequence gaTGTTACAGAGTTGATGTCCATATTGAGGAGAACcaggaaagacaagagaaacCTCTGTGGCAAGTAGTATTCACTGAtaacaaaatattgagtaaagAAGAGCAGAAAGCTTTAGAGAAACCATTTTATTTCAGTATAACTCCAGATTTTTCAGGAAAAATGCCCTCTAAACGTGACTCATGTAGAATGAATTTGCCGGTTGTTTCTGAATTAATTCTTAGTGATAGGAATTATTCACGAAACAAGACTGACTACATAAATGTATGTGAGAAGTTGCAGCTGGATATTCAGCGTGAGAAAACTCATACTGGAGAGCAGTGttacaaatataatgaaaatatgaaagcTCTCAGTTATGTGAAAGATCATCATAAATTTCAAACTCTGGAGCAATCTTTTGAATGTAATGAATATGGAAAAGTTTTACATGATAAGACCATCTGTGTTACAGCTAAGAGTTCAGTAAAAGGAGAGGAATCCTGTAAGGATAATGAATTTAGGGGAAATTGTGTTAAAGCAGCTCTTTTTAACCACATGAGAACTGGCACAAGGAAGAAATGCTTTGATCTTAATGAATGTGGTAAATCCTGTGAATACAATGAGGTTCACATGGCTTTGGCACACTATGAATGTAATGAAAGTGGGAATAACTTCAGTGGGAATTCACCCCTCACTCAGCCTCAGAGAACTGTTACAGGACAAGGTGCCTTTGAAAGCAGTAAGTGTGAAGAAAACTTGAGCCAGAGCTCAGGCCGTATAGTACATCAGAAGACACAAACTAGAGATACATTCTGTGTTTATAATGGATTTACAAACACCATCTACCAGAAGTTAGACTTTACAgtacatcagagaattcacaaagaagagaaattctatcaatgtgataaatacGAGAAATCCTCCTATCAGAACTCAGCCCTCAGTGTACATCAGCAGTGTGACACAGGAGAGAAGTCATTTGAACTTACTGAATGCAGGAAATCATTTTACCAGAAAGCACACCTCATTCAGCATCAGAGGACCCACCCAGgggagaaaccttatgaatgtgAGGAATGTGGGAAATCCTTTTGTTCATATTCACATCCTATTCATTATCCTGGAACTCATATGGGAGTCAATCTgtatgaatgtaatgaatgtgggaaaacttCCGCTGATAATTCAACCCTCAGAgcacatcagagaattcacacagaGGAGAAACCCTTCAAATGTAATGACTGTGAGAGGTCTTTTGCCCATAATTCAGCCCGCAGAgcacatcagagaattcacacaggTGAGAAACCATATGAGTGTAATGACTGTGAGAAAACTTTTGCCCATAATTCCACCCTCAGAGCACATCAGAAAATTCACACTGGGGTGAAACTCtacaaatgtaatgaatgtgggaaaacttTTTCCCAGAAGACACGTCTTAGTACACATCAGAGGATTCACACAGGTGAGAAACCCTATGGatgtagtgaatgtgggaaaaccttctCCCAGAAATCATACCTCAGTGGACATGAGAGAATTCACAAAGGGGAAAAACcttatgaatgtaatgaatgtgggaaaacttTTGTCTATAAGGCAGCCCTCATTGTCCATCAAAGAAttcacacaggagaaaaaccctatgaatgtaatgaatgtgggaaaacttTCTCCCAGAGGACACACCTCTATGCACATCAGAGAACTCACACAGgggagaaaccttatgaatgtaaggaatgtgggaaaactTTTGCAGATAATTCAGCCCTCAGGgcacatcagagaattcacaaaggggagaaaccctatgaatgtagtgaatgtgggaaaacttTCTCCAAGACGTCACACCTCAGAGCACATCTGAGGACTCGCacaggggagaaaccctatgaatgtaatgaatgtgggaaaacttTCTCCCAGAAGTCGTATGTTAGTgcacatcagagaattcacacagggGAGAAACCTTACGAATGCAACATATGTGGGAAACCTTTTGCCCATAATTCAACCCTCAGAgtacatcagagaattcacacaggTGTAAAATCCtacaaatgtaatgaatgtgggaaaacttTCTCTCAGAAGTCACACCTTAGTgcacatcagagaattcacacaggagagaaaccctatgagtgtaatgaatgtgggaaagcttttGCCCAAAATTCAACTCTTGGAGTACACCTGAGAATTCACACAGGTGAGAGACCCTACAAATGTTATGAATGTGGAAAAACCTTTGTCCGTAAGGCAGCTCTTAGAGTACATCACACCAGAATGCACTCCAGAGAGAAAACCCTTGCATGTAATGAATTTGGGATGTGCTAA